In the genome of Pempheris klunzingeri isolate RE-2024b chromosome 11, fPemKlu1.hap1, whole genome shotgun sequence, one region contains:
- the LOC139209733 gene encoding succinate dehydrogenase [ubiquinone] iron-sulfur subunit, mitochondrial-like, whose amino-acid sequence MSAVCFTLGRNTLAFRNSGMMVMVRYAQTAAAPAPEPRIKKFQIYRWDPDTAGDKPRMQTYEIDLNTCGPMVLDALIKIKNEIDPTLTFRRSCREGICGSCAMNINGGNTLACLNKIDSNISKPTKIYPLPHMYVVKDLVPDMSNFYAQYKSIEPYLKKKDESQEGKAQYFQSVENRQKLDGLYECILCACCSTSCPSYWWNGDKYLGPAVLMQAYRWMIDSRDEFTEERLSKLQDPFSLYRCHTIMNCTKTCPKGLNPGKAIAEIKKMMATYKEKKAAAS is encoded by the exons ATGTCGgctgtttgttttactttggGCCGAAATACGTTGGCTTTTAGGAATTCTGGCATGATGGTG ATGGTGCGGTACGCTCAGACTGCCGCCGCCCCGGCTCCTGAACCCAGGATCAAGAAGTTCCAGATTTACCGCTGGGACCCTGACACTGCCGGGGACAAACCACGAATGCAGACATACGAAATTGATCTAAATAC CTGTGGTCCAATGGTTCTGGATGCCCTCATTAAGATCAAGAATGAGATCGACCCCACACTCACATTCAGACGCTCCTGCCGTGAGG GTATCTGCGGCTCATGTGCCATGAACATAAATGGAGGCAACACGTTGGCTTGCCTTAACAAAATTGACAGCAACATAAGCAAACCCACCAAAATCTACCCGCTGCCACACATGTATGTGGTCAAAGATCTGGTGCCG GATATGAGCAACTTCTATGCACAGTACAAATCCATCGAGCCCTACCTGAAAAAGAAGGATGAGAGTCAAGAAGGGAAGGCGCAGTATTTCCAGTCGGTGGAGAACAGGCAAAAACTG GACGGCCTGTACGAGTGCATCCTGTGCGCCTGCTGCAGCACCAGCTGCCCCAGCTACTGGTGGAACGGAGACAAATACCTGGGACCTGCTGTTCTAATGCAG GCCTACCGGTGGATGATTGACTCCCGTGACGAATTCACAGAGGAGCGTCTGTCCAAACTCCAGGACCCCTTCTCTCTCTACCGCTGCCACACCATCATGAACTGCACCAAGACTTGCCCCAAG GGACTCAACCCAGGAAAGGCTATTGCAGAAATCAAGAAGATGATGGCGACTTacaaagagaagaaagcagcagcctCATGA
- the atp13a2 gene encoding polyamine-transporting ATPase 13A2, translating into MDRRGSVVEPQSGLPSPSLRDPLLSPDSHMDVQGYKWVRWRVWLCRLAALLSLGLLWIVFHWRPRLAVLARCCSCPLALADILLIRDSFGQQHVVEVFTEEMEEGSLEMLGELEDTECRDTVQLYKDEKTLLRFYLYEGLRYIWLDRKGAFCRVSVLNEDWTCKDLYGFQEGLSHLEQSSRRRIYGPNLIDVPVKPYMKLLFEEVLNPFYVFQLFSITLWMIDNYYFYGICIFLISVFSIVISLYEIRKQSVTLGNMARLVINVTIRRNSGAEECVSSEELVPGDCLIIPQEGLLLPCDAALLAGECLVNESMLTGESVPVLKTPLPPGEGRYSSEAERRHTLFCGTQLIQAKGGGPGAGGAIAVVTSTGFFTAKGNLVSSILYPQPTNFRFYQDSAKFLLLLGFVALIGTIYSFVVLFRSTATWLELVIRSLDIVTIAVPPALPAAITTGTFYAQRRLKRQGVFCISPPRINICGKVSLFCFDKTGTLTEEGLDVWGVMEGGPAGFSELVPEPRLLPPGRMLSGLACCHTVTLLRGQPLGDPLELKMVESTGWTLEEPEGDRKVLDAEFGGHRVLCVMRPPTQRLQAQGTSTSEAVAVVQRFAFSSALQRMSVVTVARGGHSPLAFIKGSPEMVASLCRAETVPVQFSNKLHSFSSEGFRVLALAYKPLDGIPDLKTIERGEVEKDMHFLGFLMMKNLMKPESPKVINILRLAHLRSVMVTGDNILTAVNVAKSCGMVGSDEKVIFVNATPHTAQSMPTLTFNLEDSGSTAGQSSVEIITRCLYQGGFGYHLAISGKSFAALCDHFPEYLPKVLLRATVFARMTPDQKTQLVKELQKLNYRVGMCGDGANDCGALRAADVGVSLSEAEASVASPFTSKTENISCVPLLIREGRCALVTSFSLFRYMALYSLTQLCSVLILYTMKTAMADLQFLFTDIFVVTLLAIVMGRGGPSKELHPRRPPASLLALPVLGSLFIHTCMIILGQLAALFITTSQDWYVPLNSTVYGAKNLPNMENTSVFALSGFQYIIMAVVVTKGYPHKKPLYYNVIFFCLLIVLFGVMTWLVVYPGPFICKELEMYDFSDMDFKMLLVAVAALNFLVCFVVEVLIDLGMLNCLRLLRGKRQSKKEYKRLNVVLYNSPSWPPLNQVLYPTDHTVICLS; encoded by the exons ATGGACAGGCGCG GCAGTGTGGTGGAGCCGCAAAGCGGACTCCCCTCACCCAGTCTCCGGGACCCTCTGCTCAGCCCTGACTCACACATG GATGTTCAGGGGTATAAGTGGGTGCGCTGGCGGGTGTGGTTGTGTCGCCtggctgccctgctgtccttgGGGCTCCTCTGGATTGTGTTTCACTGGCGCCCGCGGCTTGCTGTCCTCGcccgctgctgctcctgccCTCTGGCTTTGGCAGATATTCTGCTAATAAGA gACAGTTTTGGCCAGCAGCATGTGGTGGAGGTCTtcacagaggagatggaggagggcaG TTTGGAGATGCTGGGAGAGCTGGAGGACACTGAATGCAGAGATACAGTTCAGCTGTACAAGGACGAG AAAACGCTGCTGCGCTTCTACCTGTATGAGGGACTGCGCTACATCTGGCTGGACAGGAAAGGAGCTTTCTGTCGTGTTAG TGTCCTCAATGAGGACTGGACCTGCAAGGACCTGTATGGTTTCCAAGAAGGCCTGAGTCACCTGGAGCAGAGCTCGAG GAGACGCATCTACGGGCCCAACCTTATTGATGTGCCTGTGAAGCCTTACATGAAACTGCTGTTTGAGGAG GTCCTCAACCCATTTTATGTGTTCCAGCTGTTCAGCATCACCCTGTGGATGATtgacaattattatttttatggcATATGTATATTCCTCATCTCCGTTTTCTCCATCGTTATCTCACTCTATGAGATCCGCAAG CAAAGCGTCACTCTTGGGAACATGGCCCGCTTGGTCATAAATGTCACAATACGGAGAAACTCAGGAG cgGAGGAGTGTGTGAGCTCAGAGGAGCTGGTCCCTGGTGACTGTCTAATCATCCCTCAGGAaggtctgctgctgccctgtGACGCTGCCCTGCTGGCTGGGGAGTGTCTGGTCAACGAAAGCATGCTCACAG GTGAAAGTGTCCCAGTGCTGAAAACCCCACTTCCGCCTGGTGAGGGCAGGTACAGCTCAGAGGCCGAGCGCAGACACACCCTCTTCTGTGGCACCCAGCTCATTCAggccaaaggaggaggcccggGAGCCGGCGGCGCTATCGCTGTGGTTACAAGCACCG GGTTTTTCACAGCCAAAGGTAACCTGGTTAGCTCCATTCTGTATCCTCAGCCAACCAACTTCCGCTTCTACCAAGACTCTGCCAagttcctgctcctcctgggcTTTGTTG CTTTAATTGGCACCATTTACAGCTTCGTGGTCCTCTTCAGATCCACG GCGACCTGGCTGGAGTTGGTGATAAGGAGCCTGGACATTGTGACCATCGCAGTGcctcctgctctgcctgctgcCATCACCACTGGCACTTTCTACGCCCAGCGCAGGCTGAAGAGGCAGGGCGTCTTCTGCATCAGTCCACCACGCATCAACATCTGCGGCAAGGTCTCGCTCTTCTGCTTCGACAAG ACAGGAACTCTTACGGAGGAGGGTCTGGATGTGTGGGGCGTGATGGAGGGAGGACCTGCCGGTTTCTCTGAGCTGGTACCCGAGCCCAGACTCCTGCCCCCAGGGCGCATGCTGTCAGGCCTGGCCTGCTGTCACACGGTGACGCTGTTGCGAGGTCAGCCTCTCGGAGATCCTCTGGAGCTCAAGATGGTGGAGTCCACTGGTTGG ACACTGGAGGAGCCAGAGGGAGATAGAAAGGTGCTGGATGCAGAGTTCGGAGGCCACAGGGTTCTGTGTGTTATGAGACCTCCGACTCAACGGCTCCAAGCTCAAGGAACT TCCACAAGCGAGGCAGTGGCCGTTGTTCAAAGGTTCGCCTTCTCCTCGGCCCTGCAGAGGATGAGTGTGGTGACGGTGGCCCGCGGGGGACACTCGCCTCTAGCTTTCATCAAAGGATCACCAGAGATGGTGGCTAGCCTCTGCCGAGCAGAAACTG TGCCAGTACAGTTCTCCAACAAACTGCACAGCTTCTCCAGCGAAGGCTTCAGGGTTCTTGCACTCGCCTATAAACCTCTGGACGGGATCCCTGACTTAAAGACCATTGAACG AGGAGAGGTAGAGAAAGACATGCACTTCCTGGGCTTCCTGATGATGAAGAACCTGATGAAACCAGAGAGTCCCAAAGTTATTAACATCCTGAGACTGGCACACCTTCGCAGCGTCATGGTCACTG GGGACAACATTTTAACAGCAGTCAATGTAGCAAAAAGCTGTGGGATGGTGGGCTCCGATGAGAAGGTGATTTTCGTCAATGCAACCCCCCACACTGCCCAGTCCATGCCCACCCTCACGTTCAACCTGGAAGACTCAGGGTCCACCGCCGGCCAAAGCTCCGTGGAGATCATCACCCGG tgCCTCTACCAGGGTGGCTTTGGCTATCACTTGGCCATTAGTGGCAAGTCCTTTGCTGCCCTGTGTGACCACTTCCCCGAGTATCTGCCAAAG GTTTTGTTGCGAGCCACAGTATTTGCACGCATGACTCCCGACCAGAAAACCCAGCTGGTGAAGGAGCTGCAGAAACTGAA CTACCGGGTGGGCATGTGTGGCGACGGGGCCAACGACTGTGGGGCCCTGAGAGCTGCTGATGTCGGGGTTTCCCTGTCTGAAGCCGAGGCCTCAGTCGCTTCACCTTTCACTTCCAAGACTGAAAACATCAGCTGTGTGCCCCTGCTCATCAG AGAGGGTCGATGTGCTCTGGTCACCTCCTTCAGTCTCTTTAGATACATGGCTCTGTACAGCCTCACCCAGCTGTGCTCCGTCCTCATCCTCTACACA ATGAAGACGGCCATGGCTGACCTGCAGTTCCtgttcactgacatttttgtgGTGACTCTGCTGGCTATCGTGATGGGGAGAGGGGGCCCCAGCAAGGAGCTGCATCCCCGCAGACCCCCGGCCAGTCTGCTGGCCCTGCCCGTCCTGGGCAGCCTCTTCATCCACACCTGCATGATCATCCTGGGCCAGCTGGCCGCACTCTTCATCACCACCTCACAGGACTG gtatgTTCCTCTTAATTCGACAGTGTATGGGGCCAAAAATCTGCCCAACATGGAGAACACCAGTGTGTTTGCCTTGTCAGGTTTCCAGTACATCATCATGGCCGTGGTGGTCACCAAGGGCTACCCTCACAAGAAACCTCTCTACTACAACG tgatTTTCTTCTGTCTACTGATCGTCCTCTTTGGCGTGATGACGTGGCTTGTGGTGTATCCGGGGCCTTTCATTTGCAAAGAACTTGAAATGTACGACTTCTCTGACATGGACTTCAAAATGCTGCTCGTCGCTGTTGCCGCTCTCAACTTCCTCGTCTGTTTTGTGGTGGAG gtACTGATAGATTTGGGTATGCTGAACTGTCTTCGGCTGCTACGTGGGAAGCGCCAGTCAAAGAAAGAGTACAAGCGTTTGAACGTCGTCCTGTATAACTCCCCGTCATGGCCGCCCCTTAACCAAGTCCTTTACCCCACAGATCACACGGTCATCTGCCTTAGCTAG
- the szrd1 gene encoding SUZ RNA-binding domain-containing produces the protein MDEEVAESWEEAADSKEMEKRLEEKLRISQKEKEASNNSPRSPLKTNMVIQDDSLPAAPPPQIRILKRPASNGSLGSPLNQNRPTPQVKSLAQREAEYAEARKRILGSACPEETPQDKPNTDRPGRNNSNLPSEDTRSNNHTAGQPDGTQGFRQNR, from the exons ATGGATGAGGAGGTCGCCGAAAGTTGGGAGGAAGCCGCTGATAGTAag GAAATGGAAAAACGGTTAGAAGAGAAGTTAAGGATCAGCCAGAAAGAAAA GGAGGCCAGTAATAATTCTCCACGATCTCCACTGAAGACAAACATGGTGATACAGGACGACTCTCTACCAGCAGCACCCCCACCTCAGATACGCATTTTGAAGCGACCTGCAAGTAACGGGTCACTGGGATCACCCTTGAATCAAAATAGGCCGACACCACAGGTCAAGTCCCTGGCCCAGCGCGAGGCAGAGTACGCAGAGGCCAGGAAGAGAATACTGGGCAGCGCCTGCCCAGAGGAGACGCCTCAGGACAAGCCCAACACGGACAG gcCAGGGCGCAATAACTCTAATTTGCCTTCAGAGGACACCCGCTCAAACAATCACACTGCCGGACAGCCAGACGGCACCCAAGGGTTCCGACAGAACAGATAA